From one Gracilimonas sp. genomic stretch:
- a CDS encoding nodulation protein NfeD: MIKKISLFILGVFLTSVFAPSSYAQSDSTAQPSVTVITIQGAIGPTTTNYIRRGLEIARERGDEILIIELDTPGGLLTSTQDIVQEMLASEMPIAVYVTPSGGNAGSAGTFITLAAHVAAMAPITTIGAASPVSMGGQQQDSVMQKKIFNYSESFIENIAKERDRNAEWAKSAVRDGAAITETEALELNVIDFVSQDLNELLIQMDGLVIEGDTLQTSKASITREGETFAEQFFSFIMRPEIMLILTMVAIYGIVGEVTNPGAIVPGVAGVIALILLLYGSATMPINVAGFVLIGLAIVLFLIEAFTPTFGILMTGGAVSFFLGALMLFQEFPKNMQLDWYWLVPATIMTVIFFGWIATSGIKAQFTRHRTGLESLIGKKAKVIDDVNEKGGRVLISGEYWNAVTEGEEIESNEWCEIVRFEGLTVTVKSYTPNKEIEHGVN; the protein is encoded by the coding sequence ATGATCAAAAAAATATCACTGTTTATTCTGGGGGTTTTTCTTACCTCTGTATTTGCTCCGTCTTCCTATGCACAGTCTGATTCAACTGCTCAGCCATCAGTTACTGTCATTACCATTCAGGGAGCTATAGGACCAACTACCACCAATTATATCCGAAGAGGATTAGAAATTGCTCGTGAACGAGGTGATGAAATACTTATCATTGAACTTGATACTCCTGGCGGACTACTTACCTCAACACAAGATATTGTTCAGGAAATGCTGGCCTCTGAAATGCCCATTGCTGTTTATGTTACCCCATCAGGAGGCAATGCGGGAAGCGCCGGCACTTTCATCACGCTGGCAGCTCATGTTGCAGCTATGGCACCTATAACCACTATTGGTGCGGCTTCACCTGTTTCTATGGGCGGACAGCAACAGGACTCCGTGATGCAGAAAAAGATTTTTAACTATTCAGAAAGCTTCATCGAAAACATCGCGAAAGAGCGTGACCGGAATGCAGAATGGGCAAAATCAGCTGTTAGGGATGGCGCTGCCATCACCGAAACTGAAGCTCTTGAGCTGAATGTAATTGATTTTGTATCTCAGGACTTAAATGAACTGCTTATTCAAATGGATGGGTTAGTTATCGAAGGCGATACTCTCCAAACATCCAAAGCCAGTATTACCCGGGAAGGTGAAACTTTTGCAGAGCAATTTTTCAGTTTCATCATGCGCCCTGAAATTATGCTGATTTTAACCATGGTCGCCATTTATGGTATTGTAGGCGAGGTAACCAATCCCGGAGCTATTGTGCCGGGTGTAGCCGGAGTAATTGCGCTGATTTTACTGCTTTATGGATCTGCTACCATGCCCATCAACGTGGCTGGTTTTGTATTGATCGGATTAGCTATCGTTTTGTTTTTGATTGAAGCGTTCACCCCCACTTTTGGAATACTGATGACAGGAGGCGCCGTCTCCTTTTTTCTTGGTGCCCTCATGCTCTTCCAGGAATTTCCCAAAAACATGCAGCTCGATTGGTACTGGCTGGTTCCGGCTACCATTATGACTGTTATCTTTTTTGGATGGATTGCCACATCTGGTATTAAAGCCCAATTCACCCGACACCGAACCGGATTGGAATCACTGATTGGTAAAAAAGCAAAAGTGATTGATGATGTAAATGAAAAAGGTGGCCGGGTGCTCATTTCAGGTGAATATTGGAATGCTGTTACCGAAGGAGAAGAAATTGAATCTAACGAATGGTGCGAGATTGTCCGTTTTGAAGGACTCACCGTTACCGTAAAATCATACACCCCAAATAAGGAGATTGAACATGGAGTCAACTGA
- a CDS encoding slipin family protein yields MESTEIFSGYITWLITIVVFLVLLAPQIFKILREYERAVVFRLGKFQSVKGPGLIVLIPFIDKVERVDLRVLTINVDRQEVITKDNVTVNVDAITFFRVVDAEAAVIQVERYIHATSMLAQTTLRSIIGQVELDELLANREKINKQIQQNIDTQTDPWGIKVVSVEVRDVVLPENMKRAMARQAETERDRRAKVINAEGEFQAAERLVDAAKMIETAPAALQLRFLQTMNEISEENATFAFLPLPMDFLEAFKTMADRGKSGNNKNDES; encoded by the coding sequence ATGGAGTCAACTGAGATTTTTTCTGGCTATATCACATGGCTAATAACTATCGTTGTTTTTCTTGTGTTATTAGCCCCACAGATTTTCAAAATTCTGCGTGAGTATGAACGAGCCGTTGTCTTCAGGCTTGGTAAATTCCAAAGCGTAAAAGGTCCGGGCCTGATCGTGCTGATTCCGTTCATTGATAAAGTTGAGCGCGTTGACCTGCGCGTTTTAACTATCAATGTAGACCGTCAGGAAGTAATCACCAAAGATAACGTAACTGTTAATGTGGATGCGATCACCTTCTTCCGGGTTGTGGATGCTGAAGCAGCTGTTATTCAGGTTGAGCGCTATATACATGCTACATCTATGCTGGCGCAAACAACGCTGCGAAGTATTATTGGTCAGGTTGAACTGGATGAACTGCTCGCTAATCGGGAAAAAATTAACAAACAAATTCAGCAGAATATCGATACCCAAACCGATCCCTGGGGAATAAAAGTGGTTTCTGTTGAGGTTCGTGATGTGGTACTTCCGGAAAACATGAAACGTGCCATGGCACGGCAGGCTGAAACCGAACGTGACCGACGAGCGAAAGTCATTAATGCTGAAGGTGAGTTTCAGGCCGCAGAACGACTGGTGGATGCTGCCAAGATGATCGAAACTGCACCAGCCGCCTTACAGTTGCGGTTCCTACAGACCATGAATGAAATCAGTGAGGAGAACGCCACTTTTGCCTTCCTCCCACTGCCAATGGATTTCCTCGAAGCCTTCAAAACAATGGCCGACCGGGGTAAGTCAGGGAACAACAAAAATGATGAATCATAA
- a CDS encoding mechanosensitive ion channel family protein, which yields MSARMKSGFLVLTALLFIIPDLSAFQNQPQPRDEDLLANPRRAVHTFLHWQQSGHKSPDFVIKTMKLSDSGEAQKLELASELLKVLDARGLLIDYNQIPSNPNYTDSLSGLQQYILFPSLPEVYLIKSDQNQWVFSEATINRIPELYDDTFSGYVTLITDNLPEWAHNEWLGIEIWQYIAVFIWLLTGLILMKIFGFILDNYVKRLAQKTKFTWDDDLIDSVEKPAAFIFLMIFFLLTYSNLQFSVNISYYLSAILEIVVSVGVVWLLYNLADVFSQYLSVLTSKTETQLDDQLVPLIRKTLRFFVIVMGVIAILQNNGYNVASLIAGLGIGGLAVALAARETLANFFGSVTILLDRPFKMGDWIKVGDVEGTVEEVGFRSTRVRTFYNSLVSVPNSNLANTDIDNLGLRKYRRLKTVLNLTYSTTPEQMEAFVEGIKAIVKANKHFRQDMYEVHFNSFGAHSLDVLVYVFFDVSDWSTELQQRHNFFLEVLKLAKETGVEFAFPTQTLHMDSFYKDEPRKVGEDRSEEELASTIYGFGPEGEKKSAEGTRIFKDGKEIDFGANK from the coding sequence ATGTCTGCCCGAATGAAATCCGGCTTTTTAGTGCTTACAGCTCTACTGTTCATAATCCCTGACCTTTCTGCATTTCAGAATCAGCCACAGCCAAGAGACGAAGACCTTCTGGCTAACCCAAGAAGAGCCGTTCACACCTTTTTGCACTGGCAGCAGAGCGGCCATAAAAGTCCGGATTTTGTTATTAAAACCATGAAGCTTTCTGATTCCGGAGAAGCACAAAAACTGGAACTGGCCAGCGAACTTTTAAAAGTACTGGATGCCCGTGGTCTGCTCATCGATTATAATCAGATTCCCTCCAATCCCAACTACACCGACAGCCTGTCCGGACTTCAGCAGTATATTTTGTTCCCATCTTTACCCGAAGTGTACCTGATTAAATCAGATCAAAACCAGTGGGTATTCTCAGAAGCTACCATCAATCGCATTCCGGAATTATACGATGATACTTTTTCGGGATATGTAACTCTGATTACTGATAATCTCCCCGAATGGGCACACAATGAATGGCTGGGTATTGAAATCTGGCAGTATATCGCAGTATTTATTTGGCTGTTGACGGGGCTCATTCTGATGAAAATCTTCGGCTTTATACTCGATAATTATGTGAAGCGATTAGCTCAAAAAACGAAATTCACCTGGGATGATGACCTGATTGACAGTGTAGAAAAACCGGCTGCTTTTATTTTTCTGATGATCTTTTTCCTGCTTACTTATTCCAATCTGCAGTTCTCGGTGAATATCAGTTATTATCTTTCCGCCATCCTGGAAATCGTGGTTTCGGTCGGTGTGGTTTGGCTGCTTTATAATCTGGCTGATGTATTTTCGCAATACCTGAGTGTACTTACCTCGAAAACCGAAACTCAGCTTGACGATCAGCTTGTACCTCTCATCCGTAAAACCCTGCGCTTTTTTGTGATTGTGATGGGTGTCATCGCTATCCTTCAGAACAATGGGTACAACGTTGCTTCTCTGATAGCTGGTCTTGGAATTGGTGGTTTAGCCGTAGCATTAGCCGCCCGGGAAACGCTGGCCAATTTCTTTGGATCCGTCACCATCCTGCTCGACCGTCCTTTTAAAATGGGCGATTGGATTAAAGTTGGGGATGTGGAAGGAACGGTGGAGGAAGTAGGCTTCCGCTCTACCCGAGTTCGAACCTTCTATAATTCATTGGTGAGCGTACCCAATTCAAACCTTGCCAACACCGATATCGACAACCTGGGTTTGCGAAAATACCGAAGACTAAAAACGGTTTTGAACCTGACCTATTCCACCACACCCGAACAAATGGAGGCCTTTGTTGAAGGCATTAAAGCCATTGTGAAAGCCAACAAACATTTTCGGCAGGATATGTATGAAGTGCACTTTAACTCCTTTGGGGCTCATTCTCTGGACGTTTTGGTATACGTCTTTTTTGATGTCTCCGATTGGAGCACTGAACTACAGCAACGACATAATTTCTTCCTCGAGGTACTTAAGCTCGCCAAAGAAACAGGAGTCGAATTTGCATTCCCAACCCAAACCTTACATATGGATAGTTTTTATAAAGACGAGCCCAGAAAAGTTGGTGAAGATCGGTCTGAAGAAGAACTGGCCTCAACTATTTATGGATTTGGACCGGAAGGCGAAAAGAAAAGTGCTGAAGGCACCCGAATTTTTAAAGATGGGAAAGAAATCGATTTCGGAGCCAATAAATAA
- a CDS encoding response regulator, translating into METNLPAMNGEISKKAIIVEDNLILSLLYENYLKEMVFKTVGEIKSGEKAVELVKKYTPDVVIMDIMLDGKMDGVEAATEIRKFSMAPIVFITANTDPAHLKRAEQIENSKFLRKPISEDKLKKAVNYLLSKPKV; encoded by the coding sequence TTGGAAACAAATCTACCGGCTATGAATGGCGAAATTTCCAAGAAAGCTATTATTGTAGAAGATAATCTCATTCTTTCGCTTTTATATGAGAACTATCTCAAAGAAATGGTTTTTAAAACCGTTGGGGAGATTAAAAGTGGAGAAAAGGCTGTTGAGCTTGTAAAAAAATACACGCCTGATGTAGTCATTATGGATATCATGCTGGATGGGAAAATGGATGGTGTGGAAGCTGCCACGGAAATCCGAAAGTTTTCGATGGCACCTATAGTGTTTATCACAGCCAATACAGATCCTGCTCACCTGAAAAGAGCAGAGCAGATTGAAAACTCTAAGTTTTTACGAAAGCCTATCTCTGAAGATAAACTCAAGAAAGCAGTCAATTATCTGTTGTCTAAGCCCAAGGTTTAG
- a CDS encoding BrxA/BrxB family bacilliredoxin yields MQFGFGVGPDTSWMREELTQFGVEELKTTEDVDRAMKEYKGTMLLAINSVCGCAAGNARPGLGIALEQSDVKPDHMVTVFAGQDKEATAHARDYFSEYPPSSPAFAYFVDGEIKAMIPRHRIEGRTKDEVAADLKMVFEAFSKENREKAEKE; encoded by the coding sequence ATGCAATTTGGATTTGGTGTAGGCCCTGATACTTCCTGGATGCGTGAAGAACTCACTCAGTTTGGAGTAGAAGAACTAAAAACGACGGAAGATGTAGACCGTGCAATGAAAGAATACAAAGGTACCATGCTTTTGGCTATCAATTCTGTTTGTGGATGCGCGGCAGGTAATGCACGTCCCGGACTTGGAATTGCACTGGAGCAATCTGATGTGAAACCAGATCATATGGTCACGGTTTTTGCGGGGCAGGATAAAGAAGCAACAGCTCATGCACGTGATTACTTTTCAGAATATCCTCCATCTTCTCCTGCTTTTGCATATTTCGTGGATGGAGAGATCAAAGCTATGATTCCCCGTCACCGGATTGAAGGCCGTACTAAAGATGAAGTTGCGGCAGATCTTAAGATGGTTTTTGAAGCTTTCTCTAAAGAGAACAGAGAGAAAGCTGAGAAAGAATAG
- a CDS encoding superoxide dismutase, protein MAYSLPDLPYDYDALEPHFDARTMEIHHTKHHQGYTNKVNAALEGHKFADLDIEEVLRRIDEVPADKKQAVINNGGGYANHKLFWTILSPNGGGKPEGDLADAINDTYGSLDKFKEEFSNAAGSQFGSGWAWLSVDSSGDLHVHSTANQDSPLMKGFTPILGLDVWEHAYYLNYQNRRPDYISAFWNVVNWDQVAENYEAAK, encoded by the coding sequence ATGGCTTATTCTCTACCCGATCTTCCTTACGACTACGATGCATTAGAACCACACTTCGATGCTCGTACCATGGAGATCCATCACACAAAACATCACCAAGGTTATACAAATAAGGTGAATGCAGCTCTTGAAGGTCACAAATTTGCTGACCTTGATATTGAAGAAGTATTACGCAGAATTGATGAAGTACCTGCAGATAAGAAACAGGCTGTAATTAATAATGGCGGTGGGTATGCAAACCATAAACTTTTCTGGACTATCCTTTCTCCAAATGGCGGAGGAAAGCCGGAAGGTGATTTAGCTGATGCCATCAATGATACTTATGGCAGCTTAGATAAATTCAAAGAAGAGTTTTCCAATGCTGCAGGTTCGCAGTTCGGATCCGGATGGGCATGGTTGTCTGTTGACAGCAGCGGAGACCTTCACGTTCACTCAACGGCAAACCAAGACAGTCCCTTAATGAAAGGATTTACTCCTATTCTTGGACTCGATGTTTGGGAACATGCCTATTATTTGAACTATCAAAATCGTCGTCCCGACTATATTTCTGCATTTTGGAATGTAGTAAACTGGGATCAGGTAGCCGAGAATTACGAAGCTGCTAAATAA
- the sthA gene encoding Si-specific NAD(P)(+) transhydrogenase has product MKYDYDVIVIGSGPAGFSCAMQSSKFDKKVLVIEANEDSFGGTWINSGTIPSKALRETARIIQRFQNQFKDLAKEKAYQHHQMADLLMYKNQILESKNTKVKADFDKNEIDTVRGFGKLKSDHEVEVKASDGTKKTYSGEYILVSTGSKPVKPKGFDLDHDKVFDYTSILSLTHIPRRLVVIGEGVRALEYATTFSNLGSRVSILNENDTFLPFLDNEISEQLQQILDKQKIEVFSDAENIEIKQNALRNTTEVKYNLRNDNENKRDRVIETEHVLYLGGKVPNTDNIGLEEVGVEVDDEGYIIVNDNNQSSIPNIYSGGDVKGFPAMASSAFSEGRIASCRMFGIEALDVPPEIPHAIYSIPEISSIGMTEKEAKANGLDVTVGRAYYKNITQGDISNQQDGLLKLVFETESLKLVGIHILGERASDLIHLGQAVMSLGGDIRYFINHVLNYPTYSEAYRIAAFNGINRVYKAGVKYKKILKNKE; this is encoded by the coding sequence ATGAAGTACGATTACGACGTTATTGTTATTGGAAGCGGGCCTGCGGGATTTTCCTGCGCCATGCAAAGCTCTAAATTTGATAAAAAAGTGTTGGTCATTGAAGCCAACGAAGATTCTTTTGGAGGAACATGGATCAACTCGGGTACCATCCCCAGTAAAGCCCTTCGGGAAACAGCTCGAATTATACAACGCTTTCAAAACCAGTTTAAAGACCTGGCTAAAGAAAAAGCTTATCAGCATCACCAGATGGCTGATCTTCTGATGTACAAAAATCAGATTCTGGAAAGCAAAAACACCAAGGTTAAAGCCGATTTCGATAAGAATGAAATTGATACAGTACGTGGATTTGGCAAGCTAAAAAGTGACCATGAAGTAGAAGTTAAAGCTTCAGATGGAACCAAAAAAACGTATTCGGGCGAATACATTTTAGTTTCAACAGGAAGTAAACCCGTTAAACCAAAAGGATTCGATCTGGACCATGACAAGGTCTTTGACTACACCTCTATTCTTAGTCTTACCCATATTCCCCGCCGCTTGGTTGTAATTGGAGAAGGGGTTCGGGCACTCGAATATGCAACTACATTTTCTAACCTGGGCAGCCGTGTTTCTATCTTAAATGAAAACGACACGTTCCTTCCCTTTCTGGATAATGAGATTTCTGAACAGCTTCAGCAGATTCTCGATAAACAAAAGATTGAAGTCTTTTCGGACGCCGAAAACATTGAAATCAAGCAAAATGCTCTGAGAAATACCACGGAAGTTAAATACAACCTCAGAAATGACAACGAAAATAAGCGCGACCGGGTAATTGAAACCGAGCACGTGCTCTATCTTGGGGGTAAAGTTCCGAATACCGATAACATCGGACTTGAAGAAGTCGGGGTGGAAGTGGACGATGAAGGATACATAATCGTCAATGATAACAATCAATCATCTATTCCTAATATCTACTCTGGCGGAGATGTAAAAGGATTCCCGGCAATGGCATCTTCTGCTTTCTCTGAAGGGCGTATCGCTTCCTGCCGGATGTTTGGCATTGAGGCACTGGATGTACCTCCCGAAATACCACACGCGATTTACTCTATTCCTGAAATCTCCAGTATTGGTATGACTGAAAAAGAAGCAAAAGCCAATGGGCTGGATGTAACCGTTGGAAGAGCCTATTACAAAAACATCACACAAGGCGATATCAGTAACCAGCAAGATGGACTTCTGAAACTGGTTTTTGAAACGGAATCACTGAAACTGGTAGGCATCCATATTCTAGGCGAGCGCGCCAGTGACCTGATTCATCTCGGGCAAGCCGTTATGTCGTTAGGAGGAGATATCCGGTATTTTATAAACCACGTATTGAACTATCCAACCTACAGTGAAGCTTACCGAATTGCCGCTTTCAATGGTATCAACCGAGTGTATAAAGCCGGCGTTAAGTACAAGAAAATCCTTAAGAATAAAGAATAA
- a CDS encoding DUF429 domain-containing protein has translation MKTAGLDGCKAGWILITFDEGEEKYEVLRDRETLKEAFENYDRIFIDMPIGLEDEEYTRKADELLRKKLGGEYASSVFSPPIRPALTAPSYVEANMISHEYTEKKLTLQSWNITPKIQMVDELLRADKELIDKVLEAHPELLFQKLNGGMIYQKKNLKKGIKHRLKLIEDREPIAEDFFRDIKEDFRRNEVEEDDIVDAMVLAYCAKISEEEGIKTLPEELEYDSEGMRKAIHYV, from the coding sequence GTGAAAACCGCTGGACTAGACGGCTGTAAAGCAGGCTGGATTCTCATTACGTTTGATGAGGGCGAAGAAAAATATGAAGTGCTCAGAGACCGTGAGACACTTAAAGAAGCTTTTGAAAACTATGACCGGATTTTTATCGACATGCCCATCGGTCTTGAAGATGAAGAATATACCCGGAAAGCTGACGAGCTCCTTCGTAAGAAACTGGGGGGTGAATATGCTTCCAGCGTATTCAGTCCGCCAATCCGCCCGGCACTAACTGCGCCGTCTTATGTGGAAGCGAATATGATCAGCCATGAATACACCGAGAAAAAGCTGACCTTGCAATCCTGGAACATCACTCCGAAAATTCAGATGGTGGATGAGTTACTGCGAGCCGACAAAGAATTGATCGATAAAGTGCTGGAAGCTCACCCTGAGCTGCTGTTTCAGAAGCTGAATGGAGGGATGATTTATCAAAAGAAAAACCTGAAGAAAGGAATTAAGCATCGCTTAAAGCTTATCGAAGATCGTGAACCCATTGCAGAGGATTTTTTCCGGGATATCAAGGAAGATTTCAGGCGGAATGAAGTGGAAGAAGACGATATTGTGGATGCAATGGTGCTCGCCTATTGTGCTAAAATTTCCGAAGAAGAAGGAATTAAAACCTTGCCTGAAGAATTAGAATACGATTCTGAAGGTATGCGAAAAGCCATACACTACGTGTAA
- the aspS gene encoding aspartate--tRNA ligase — translation MTLKRTHTCGELTAKNIGDEVILNGWVGPRRDLGGVIFIDLRDRYGVTQVVFTEEDDQLHEKAEQLRAEYVIGIKGKVITRGEDNINPKLPTGEIEIEATELVFYSEADTPPFEIKDDIKTNEDVRLKYRYLDLRRPEVQQKLMLRSKFYQSVRSFYHELNFAEVETPVLMRSTPEGARDYLVPSRVNPGKFFALPQSPQTYKQLLMVSGYDRYFQIVKCFRDEDLRADRQPEFTQIDVEMSFVDEEVIYETHEALWKKVFKDTIGYEVETPFPRMTYEEAMNTYGSDKPDTRFGLEFKDFSEIVKDAEFKVFSGTVKDGGGVVGITVPGQGDMGRGAIDRLTDRVKEETGAGGLIYIKMQEDGPLCSVAKFLTDEIVEQMVEKSEAKEGDLVLILAGPKPDVLKQLGQLRLMMGKEFELIDESKYNFLWVTEFPLLEWDEETRRYHAMHHPFTSPRQEDVELMDSDPAKVKARAYDLVLNGNELGGGSIRIHNQKMQRRVFELLGISEKEAEEKFGFLLDAFKYGAPPHGGIAFGVDRAVMLLTGAKSLRDVIAFPKNQKAQSMMDNSPGVVDEDQLDELHISIKKNIKEQIS, via the coding sequence ATGACCCTTAAAAGAACACATACCTGCGGAGAACTTACCGCAAAAAATATTGGCGACGAAGTAATTTTAAATGGCTGGGTTGGTCCGCGCCGCGACTTGGGCGGTGTGATTTTTATTGATTTAAGAGACCGCTACGGAGTTACCCAGGTTGTTTTCACAGAAGAAGATGACCAGCTTCATGAAAAAGCAGAACAATTACGTGCAGAATATGTGATTGGAATCAAGGGTAAAGTTATTACCCGGGGTGAGGATAATATCAACCCGAAATTGCCTACAGGTGAAATTGAGATTGAAGCGACAGAATTAGTTTTCTATTCGGAAGCAGATACTCCTCCCTTTGAGATTAAGGATGACATCAAGACCAATGAAGATGTTCGCTTGAAGTATCGCTATCTGGACTTACGCAGACCTGAGGTGCAGCAAAAGTTGATGTTGCGCTCAAAGTTCTATCAGTCGGTGCGTTCTTTTTACCATGAATTGAATTTTGCAGAGGTAGAAACGCCGGTTTTGATGCGCAGTACACCAGAAGGCGCCCGCGATTACCTGGTTCCAAGCCGTGTAAATCCTGGTAAGTTTTTTGCACTTCCTCAAAGTCCGCAAACCTACAAACAGCTTTTAATGGTGTCGGGCTACGACCGCTATTTCCAGATTGTGAAGTGTTTCCGGGATGAAGATCTTCGTGCTGACCGACAGCCTGAATTCACCCAAATAGATGTGGAGATGAGTTTCGTGGATGAAGAAGTGATCTACGAAACACATGAGGCTCTTTGGAAGAAAGTTTTTAAGGATACGATTGGATATGAAGTAGAAACCCCATTTCCGCGGATGACCTACGAAGAGGCCATGAACACCTACGGCTCCGATAAACCGGACACGCGTTTTGGTCTTGAGTTCAAGGATTTTTCTGAGATTGTAAAAGACGCGGAATTCAAGGTGTTTTCCGGAACGGTTAAAGATGGGGGTGGCGTGGTTGGAATTACCGTGCCGGGACAAGGAGATATGGGGCGAGGTGCCATCGACCGGCTCACCGATCGCGTAAAAGAAGAAACCGGTGCGGGTGGATTAATCTACATCAAGATGCAGGAAGACGGTCCGCTTTGCAGCGTAGCAAAATTCCTGACGGATGAAATTGTGGAGCAGATGGTGGAGAAATCCGAAGCGAAGGAAGGAGACTTGGTGCTCATCCTTGCCGGACCAAAACCGGATGTTCTAAAACAACTTGGACAACTGCGCCTGATGATGGGCAAAGAGTTTGAACTGATTGATGAGTCGAAGTATAATTTCCTGTGGGTAACGGAATTTCCGCTTTTAGAGTGGGATGAGGAAACTCGTCGTTACCATGCCATGCACCATCCGTTTACTTCACCAAGACAAGAAGATGTGGAACTGATGGATTCTGATCCTGCAAAAGTTAAAGCCCGCGCTTATGACCTGGTCCTGAACGGAAATGAGCTGGGTGGTGGTTCTATTCGTATCCATAATCAAAAAATGCAGCGCAGAGTATTTGAGCTTTTGGGCATTTCGGAAAAAGAAGCGGAAGAGAAATTTGGTTTCTTGCTAGATGCCTTCAAATATGGAGCACCTCCACACGGCGGAATTGCTTTTGGGGTTGATCGTGCAGTGATGTTACTAACCGGAGCGAAAAGTCTTCGTGACGTAATCGCCTTCCCGAAAAACCAAAAAGCGCAAAGCATGATGGATAATTCACCTGGTGTAGTGGATGAAGATCAGCTTGACGAACTGCATATTTCAATTAAGAAAAATATTAAAGAACAAATATCGTGA
- a CDS encoding DUF2971 domain-containing protein: MSSKQENWIGNKPSSSDPDLLYKYCQLDSNKERLLENGEIYFPAPSELNDPFDCRVSPNYSDATDREMLTYIGLMQSERLKNLSIVDQHLEKKKLLKQFWEDWEEENFRKEHFEKRYSGIDKSVGVLSFSKNAKSNALWGHYGNSHKGLLVVFNFKNLFESLHLQFQKEKLPTGLFYGNADYSGYPKGIKPIQKKSPLYLGYYFKKLYSYKSPVWEFENEYRVVSYPTIERKIYVSPKCIREVIAGVNISDKDMKKLKQICKDKYTLKQSELIEESFELEYKTVQEI, translated from the coding sequence ATGTCATCAAAGCAAGAAAACTGGATTGGTAACAAACCAAGTTCTTCAGATCCCGATCTACTTTATAAATATTGTCAACTAGACAGTAATAAGGAAAGGCTATTAGAAAACGGAGAGATTTACTTTCCTGCCCCTTCAGAATTAAATGATCCGTTTGATTGTCGGGTTTCCCCAAATTATTCAGATGCTACAGACAGAGAGATGCTTACCTACATCGGTTTAATGCAGTCTGAAAGACTTAAAAACCTCTCTATTGTTGACCAACATCTTGAGAAGAAAAAACTTCTTAAACAATTTTGGGAAGATTGGGAAGAAGAGAATTTTAGAAAAGAGCATTTTGAGAAAAGATATTCTGGAATTGATAAGAGTGTTGGAGTCCTTTCATTTTCAAAAAATGCAAAAAGTAATGCCCTATGGGGACACTACGGAAATAGCCATAAAGGATTACTTGTAGTTTTTAACTTTAAAAACCTATTTGAGTCCTTACATTTACAATTCCAAAAAGAAAAACTTCCTACAGGTTTATTTTATGGAAATGCTGATTATTCAGGCTACCCAAAGGGTATAAAACCAATTCAGAAAAAAAGCCCTCTTTATCTGGGATACTATTTTAAAAAATTATATAGCTATAAATCACCTGTTTGGGAATTTGAAAATGAATATAGAGTAGTCTCTTATCCAACAATCGAAAGAAAGATATATGTATCCCCTAAATGTATTAGAGAAGTCATTGCTGGAGTTAATATTTCTGACAAAGACATGAAAAAGCTTAAGCAAATTTGTAAAGATAAGTACACTCTAAAACAGTCAGAACTGATTGAAGAATCATTTGAATTAGAGTATAAAACAGTGCAAGAAATCTAG